The following coding sequences lie in one Variovorax terrae genomic window:
- a CDS encoding Lrp/AsnC ligand binding domain-containing protein, which translates to MPDASPLDRIDLRILQALQNDGRLANLKLAEAVGLSPTAVLARVQRLTREGFILGYEARLNPLKLGAGMLVFVEVLLDRTTPNVFDQFKAAVQVRPEIMECHMVAGGFDYLLKTRSADMNAYREFAGNVLWQLPGVRETRTYAVMEEVKNSTHLHLPQGPLSSF; encoded by the coding sequence ATGCCTGATGCAAGCCCCCTCGACCGCATCGACCTGCGCATCCTGCAGGCGCTGCAGAACGACGGCCGCCTGGCCAACCTGAAACTGGCCGAAGCCGTGGGCCTGTCGCCCACCGCGGTGCTGGCGCGGGTGCAGCGGCTCACGCGCGAGGGCTTTATCCTGGGCTACGAGGCGCGGCTCAACCCGCTGAAGCTGGGGGCCGGGATGCTGGTGTTCGTCGAGGTGCTGCTCGACCGCACCACGCCCAATGTGTTCGACCAGTTCAAGGCGGCCGTGCAGGTGCGCCCCGAGATCATGGAGTGCCACATGGTGGCCGGCGGCTTCGACTATCTGCTCAAGACCCGCAGCGCCGACATGAACGCCTACCGCGAGTTCGCCGGCAATGTGCTGTGGCAGCTGCCGGGCGTGCGCGAAACGCGCACCTATGCGGTGATGGAAGAAGTCAAGAACTCGACGCACCTGCACCTGCCGCAAGGGCCTCTCTCCTCCTTCTGA